The Streptomyces sp. Alt3 genome has a segment encoding these proteins:
- a CDS encoding carbohydrate ABC transporter permease, with amino-acid sequence MSTTASPVRARRLPPRERAGSPMLLGHGRLPRVLAGTALVVLAGVWLLPLVWAVATSLQSEQDVAEPGLSPFKGAFTLDAYQQILERGNVTVWAANSFLVAGLVTLITVAISTLAAYGFSRGAFRGRRVLLTVTVAAVMVPPQLLVVPLFEQMLMFNLVDTYAAVILPQVVAPMMVFILKRFFDSVPRELEDAARLDGASELRVFLSVVLPLSRPIVAAVSIFVFIGAWNNFMWPFIVTNDPGLMTLPVGLATVKDAFGIQYAQAMASALLAALPLVVVFLLFQRRIVSSVATTGLGGA; translated from the coding sequence ATGTCCACCACCGCAAGCCCCGTGCGGGCCCGCCGCCTCCCGCCCCGGGAACGTGCCGGCTCCCCCATGCTCCTCGGCCACGGCCGGCTGCCGCGCGTCCTGGCCGGCACCGCGCTCGTCGTGCTGGCGGGCGTCTGGCTGCTGCCGCTCGTCTGGGCGGTGGCCACCTCCCTCCAGAGCGAGCAGGACGTCGCCGAGCCGGGCCTGTCCCCCTTCAAGGGCGCCTTCACCCTGGACGCCTACCAGCAGATACTCGAACGCGGGAACGTCACCGTCTGGGCGGCCAACAGCTTCCTCGTGGCCGGGCTGGTCACCCTGATCACCGTCGCGATATCCACGCTGGCGGCCTACGGCTTCTCGCGGGGCGCCTTCCGTGGCCGTCGCGTCCTGCTCACCGTCACCGTCGCCGCGGTCATGGTCCCGCCGCAGCTCCTCGTCGTGCCGCTGTTCGAGCAGATGCTGATGTTCAACCTGGTCGACACCTACGCGGCGGTGATCCTGCCCCAAGTGGTGGCGCCCATGATGGTGTTCATCCTCAAGAGGTTCTTCGACAGCGTCCCCCGGGAGCTGGAGGACGCCGCCCGGCTCGACGGCGCGTCCGAGCTCAGGGTCTTCCTGTCCGTCGTGCTGCCGCTGTCCCGGCCGATCGTGGCAGCCGTGTCGATCTTCGTGTTCATCGGCGCCTGGAACAACTTCATGTGGCCGTTCATCGTCACCAACGACCCCGGTCTGATGACACTCCCCGTCGGGCTCGCCACCGTCAAGGACGCCTTCGGCATCCAGTACGCCCAGGCCATGGCCTCGGCTCTGCTGGCGGCGCTGCCGCTGGTCGTGGTGTTCCTCCTCTTCCAGCGCCGCATCGTGAGCTCGGTGGCCACCACCGGCCTCGGCGGCGCCTGA
- a CDS encoding LLM class flavin-dependent oxidoreductase, translated as MDVGILFDLRNPDAWHRPWADHYARSLEFCEEADRRGAAGVWFTEHHLFEDGYLPSPLTFAAAAAARTRRVRIGTAVVLPNLHKPAQLAEDAAVVDLISGGRLELGMGAGYRVPEYRLFDAEFDGRFSRIERNIREIRRLWEERGVTPGPIQRPVPLWGGFYGPRGARIAGRLGIGHLHISHELFDVYRAGLAEGGHDPESARVSDLLPVILADDPEAAWPRVAPHLAHQMNTYRQGSVEGTGHASPPMLTADQFPDRPGEDGSWATLEILTPEDAAVRIHERTKGLPVKHLIFWSSIAGMPDDLVARNIELISERLPVLLAELSGTAAEPSGTGPVLPGTPQDGSPR; from the coding sequence ATGGATGTCGGAATTCTCTTCGACCTGCGCAACCCGGACGCCTGGCACCGTCCCTGGGCCGACCACTACGCGCGCTCGCTGGAGTTCTGCGAGGAGGCGGACCGGCGTGGGGCCGCGGGTGTCTGGTTCACCGAGCACCATCTCTTCGAGGACGGCTACCTGCCGTCACCGCTGACCTTCGCCGCCGCGGCCGCCGCCCGTACCCGTCGGGTCCGTATCGGCACGGCCGTGGTGCTGCCCAATCTGCACAAGCCCGCCCAGCTCGCGGAGGACGCCGCGGTCGTCGACCTGATCAGCGGCGGCCGGCTGGAACTCGGCATGGGCGCAGGGTACCGGGTGCCCGAGTACCGGCTGTTCGACGCCGAGTTCGACGGGCGGTTCTCCCGGATCGAGCGCAACATCCGGGAGATCCGCAGGCTTTGGGAGGAGAGGGGCGTGACCCCTGGCCCGATCCAGCGTCCGGTGCCGCTGTGGGGCGGGTTCTACGGTCCGCGCGGGGCCAGGATCGCGGGCCGGCTCGGCATCGGTCATCTGCACATCTCGCACGAGCTCTTCGACGTCTACCGCGCCGGGCTGGCCGAGGGCGGCCATGATCCGGAGAGCGCCCGGGTGTCCGACCTGCTGCCGGTGATCCTGGCCGACGACCCCGAGGCTGCCTGGCCCCGGGTAGCGCCCCACCTGGCGCACCAGATGAACACCTACCGGCAGGGATCGGTGGAGGGCACCGGGCACGCGAGTCCGCCGATGCTGACGGCGGACCAGTTCCCCGACCGTCCGGGCGAGGACGGCTCCTGGGCCACGCTGGAGATACTCACCCCGGAGGACGCCGCCGTCCGTATCCACGAGCGGACGAAGGGGCTTCCGGTGAAGCACCTCATCTTCTGGTCGAGCATCGCGGGGATGCCGGACGACCTGGTGGCGAGGAACATCGAGCTGATAAGCGAACGGCTGCCTGTGCTGCTGGCGGAGCTGTCGGGCACCGCCGCGGAACCGTCCGGCACCGGCCCCGTCCTGCCCGGCACCCCGCAGGACGGTTCGCCCCGGTGA
- a CDS encoding carbohydrate ABC transporter permease — protein MTTTTPIGAPAPTGEPPLAASPGRRTGRRGPGPLFVLPFAVPFVLFLVWPVLQGIWMSFTDSSLALRDTSFVGLDNYAEAFGDPDVWSSLGNTVFFTAASSVPLVLIALAMALLVHSGLAGQWAWRLSFFVPYLLPVTVVTLIWTWLYQPDVGLGNELLGALGLEPVGWLSDESVAMWSVAALTVWWTVGFNFLLYLAALQSLPTVFDEAAALDGAGAWRRMWSVTLPQLRRTTVLVAMLQILASLKVFDQIYILTKGGPNGSTRPILEYVYDVGFTGYRLGYASAVSYVFFAIVILVSLAQLRLFRQED, from the coding sequence ATGACCACCACCACGCCCATCGGGGCCCCCGCCCCGACCGGCGAACCGCCCCTCGCCGCGTCCCCCGGGCGCAGGACCGGCCGCCGGGGACCGGGCCCGCTCTTCGTCCTGCCCTTCGCGGTCCCCTTCGTCCTCTTCCTCGTGTGGCCCGTGCTCCAGGGCATCTGGATGAGCTTCACCGACAGTTCACTCGCGCTGCGCGACACGTCCTTCGTCGGTCTGGACAACTACGCCGAGGCCTTCGGCGACCCCGACGTGTGGAGCAGCCTCGGCAACACCGTCTTCTTCACCGCGGCCTCCAGCGTCCCCCTTGTGCTCATCGCACTCGCCATGGCGCTCCTGGTGCACAGCGGGCTCGCCGGGCAGTGGGCGTGGCGCCTGTCGTTCTTCGTGCCCTACCTGCTGCCGGTTACGGTGGTGACCCTCATCTGGACCTGGCTCTACCAGCCGGACGTCGGCCTCGGCAACGAACTGCTCGGCGCGCTCGGCCTCGAACCCGTCGGCTGGCTGTCCGACGAGTCCGTCGCGATGTGGTCGGTCGCGGCCCTCACGGTGTGGTGGACGGTCGGCTTCAACTTCCTGCTCTACCTCGCCGCCCTGCAGTCCCTGCCCACGGTCTTCGACGAGGCCGCGGCACTCGACGGCGCGGGGGCCTGGCGGCGTATGTGGTCGGTGACCCTCCCGCAACTGCGGAGGACCACCGTCCTGGTCGCCATGCTCCAGATCCTCGCGTCGCTGAAGGTGTTCGACCAGATCTACATCCTCACCAAGGGCGGCCCGAACGGTTCGACCCGTCCGATCCTCGAGTACGTCTACGACGTCGGGTTCACCGGATACCGGCTGGGCTACGCCTCCGCCGTGTCCTACGTCTTCTTCGCGATCGTCATCCTCGTCTCGCTCGCGCAGCTCCGCCTCTTCCGCCAGGAGGACTGA
- a CDS encoding LacI family DNA-binding transcriptional regulator, whose protein sequence is MARPRIKDVARHAGVSEKTVSNVINDYVHVSDRTRRVVREAIDHLGYRVNLAGRHLRKGRTGIIALVVPELDVPYFAELARHVIREAERLSLTVLIHQSGADREHELAALAGFGSDFVDGIILSPLALTADDVSDRPGAPPTVLLGELLEEGADHVAIDNEKAAREATEHLIGIGRRNILAVGGVEVPGLGTAEARTRGYLAALAEAGISHRPEALLPVDDFRMPDGARAVAAALRAGERPDALLCLNDQLALGALRSLYESGLRVPEDVAVIGFDDVEGGRFSVPTLSTVAPDKAAVARVAVELLHRRIEEAAQGPEASGAGTSGVQSPQDRVVSHQLVLRESTEGSRGR, encoded by the coding sequence GTGGCACGGCCCAGAATCAAGGACGTCGCACGGCACGCGGGGGTGTCGGAGAAGACGGTGTCCAACGTGATCAACGACTACGTCCATGTCTCCGACCGGACCCGGCGCGTCGTCCGCGAGGCCATCGACCATCTCGGCTACCGGGTGAACCTGGCCGGGCGCCACCTGCGAAAGGGCCGGACGGGCATCATCGCCCTCGTGGTGCCCGAGCTGGACGTGCCGTACTTCGCCGAGCTCGCCCGCCACGTCATCCGTGAGGCGGAGCGGCTCTCGCTCACCGTGCTCATCCACCAGAGCGGGGCGGACCGCGAGCACGAGCTGGCCGCTCTGGCCGGGTTCGGCTCGGACTTCGTCGACGGGATCATCCTCAGCCCGCTCGCCCTCACGGCGGACGATGTCAGTGACCGGCCTGGGGCACCCCCGACCGTGCTGCTCGGGGAGCTGCTGGAGGAGGGCGCCGACCATGTGGCCATCGACAACGAGAAGGCGGCGCGCGAGGCCACTGAGCACCTCATCGGCATCGGGCGGCGGAACATCCTCGCGGTCGGTGGCGTCGAGGTGCCGGGCCTGGGGACCGCGGAGGCGCGTACCCGTGGATACCTGGCAGCGCTGGCCGAGGCGGGAATCAGCCATCGCCCGGAGGCACTGCTGCCCGTGGACGACTTCAGGATGCCCGACGGCGCCCGGGCGGTGGCCGCGGCCCTGCGCGCCGGGGAGCGACCCGACGCACTGCTGTGCCTCAACGACCAGCTGGCCCTCGGCGCGTTGCGCTCCCTGTACGAATCAGGCCTCCGCGTCCCCGAGGACGTGGCGGTGATCGGCTTCGACGATGTGGAAGGGGGCCGCTTCAGCGTGCCGACGCTGAGCACCGTGGCACCCGACAAGGCGGCGGTCGCCAGGGTCGCCGTCGAGCTTCTGCACCGGCGCATCGAGGAAGCCGCGCAGGGCCCGGAGGCGTCCGGCGCCGGGACCTCCGGCGTCCAGTCGCCCCAGGACCGCGTGGTCTCCCACCAACTGGTGCTGCGTGAGAGCACGGAGGGGTCACGGGGCAGGTGA
- a CDS encoding PPOX class F420-dependent oxidoreductase, with the protein MSPVLMSMPDQLKQVLDSRIFVTVATLQPDGSPHQSVVWVGRDEEELFFVTGVDKVKVRNLRRDPRLSVTVNPPDAPHDYAVISGTARFESEGSMERMDELAVKYTDKRYAEHNPEMYARLPELVTVRVAASKIAARFL; encoded by the coding sequence GTGAGCCCGGTCCTCATGTCCATGCCCGATCAACTGAAGCAGGTCCTCGATTCCAGGATCTTCGTCACCGTGGCCACCCTCCAGCCCGACGGGAGCCCGCACCAGTCGGTGGTCTGGGTCGGGAGGGACGAGGAGGAGCTCTTCTTCGTGACCGGTGTCGACAAGGTCAAGGTGCGCAATCTGCGGCGTGATCCGCGCCTGAGCGTGACGGTCAACCCGCCCGACGCGCCCCACGACTACGCGGTGATCAGTGGCACCGCGCGGTTCGAGAGCGAGGGGAGCATGGAGCGCATGGACGAACTGGCCGTCAAATACACCGACAAGAGGTACGCCGAACACAACCCGGAGATGTACGCCAGGCTTCCGGAGCTGGTCACGGTGCGTGTCGCCGCTTCGAAGATCGCGGCACGGTTCCTCTGA
- a CDS encoding extracellular solute-binding protein, which produces MSSSSHPREVPAVPGPGPAPGIGRRRLLRYGAAGASALLATGSLTGCSSRASASDASALNVWDLFQGGDGMLMDDMIRAVSKGSDGFEVDRTILDWGPSYYTKLAMSAAGGRASDVAVLHLSRLAGYAPGGLLDPFDLDLLAEFGVTEKHFTPAVWARTKHEGVVYAIPLDVHPFIVFYNRDAAEQAGLLDPKGELAPMGSPKAMLEAGKALAEVTGKSGILFGHVTDTAQNWRQFAALYAQTGAAFTLPDGGPAEIDTDAAVQVVSFMQQLFDGRTNPNNLDYNSALAGFLGGRGGMAMLGEWELPTLRKSGIPLGAAPFPQVFGEPAVYTDSHSYVLPHQANPDPARRRQAHRYVAEILKQSLTWASAGHIPAYQPVLAEPAYAKLDPQSSYADAGKVAVLDPPNWFAGAASNFQNRMCQPLQSALLGNTSAEKAVRQMVREANTLLRQPNPVA; this is translated from the coding sequence ATGAGTTCTTCGTCCCATCCCCGTGAGGTGCCGGCCGTGCCCGGCCCCGGTCCGGCTCCCGGCATCGGGCGCCGCCGACTGCTGCGTTACGGCGCGGCAGGTGCGAGCGCGTTGCTCGCCACGGGTTCCCTGACCGGCTGCTCCTCGCGGGCCTCCGCATCCGACGCCTCGGCACTGAACGTGTGGGACCTGTTCCAGGGCGGTGACGGCATGCTGATGGACGACATGATCCGGGCCGTCTCCAAGGGGTCCGACGGCTTCGAGGTCGATCGCACGATCCTGGACTGGGGGCCGTCGTACTACACGAAACTCGCCATGTCGGCCGCCGGCGGTCGGGCCTCCGACGTGGCGGTCCTGCACCTGTCACGGCTCGCCGGGTACGCCCCGGGCGGGCTGCTGGACCCGTTCGACCTCGATCTCCTCGCCGAGTTCGGCGTCACCGAGAAACACTTCACGCCGGCCGTCTGGGCGCGCACGAAACACGAGGGCGTCGTCTACGCCATCCCCCTGGACGTCCACCCGTTCATCGTGTTCTACAACCGGGACGCGGCGGAGCAGGCAGGCCTTCTCGACCCGAAGGGCGAGCTCGCCCCGATGGGTTCGCCGAAGGCCATGCTGGAGGCGGGCAAGGCGCTGGCGGAGGTGACGGGCAAGTCCGGCATCCTCTTCGGCCACGTCACCGACACGGCCCAGAACTGGCGGCAGTTCGCCGCGCTCTACGCGCAGACCGGCGCCGCCTTCACCCTGCCGGACGGCGGGCCCGCCGAGATCGACACCGACGCGGCCGTACAGGTCGTGTCGTTCATGCAGCAGCTCTTCGACGGCCGGACGAATCCCAACAACCTCGACTACAACAGCGCCCTGGCCGGGTTCCTGGGAGGCCGCGGCGGCATGGCCATGCTGGGCGAGTGGGAGCTGCCCACGCTCCGGAAGTCCGGTATCCCGCTCGGGGCCGCGCCCTTCCCCCAGGTGTTCGGCGAACCCGCCGTCTACACCGACTCCCACAGCTACGTCCTGCCGCACCAGGCCAACCCCGACCCGGCCCGCCGCAGGCAGGCGCACCGCTACGTCGCGGAGATCCTCAAGCAGAGCCTGACCTGGGCGAGTGCCGGGCACATCCCGGCCTACCAGCCGGTGCTCGCCGAACCGGCGTACGCGAAGCTCGACCCCCAGTCCTCCTACGCCGACGCCGGGAAGGTTGCGGTGCTCGACCCGCCGAACTGGTTCGCCGGCGCCGCCTCGAACTTCCAGAACCGCATGTGCCAGCCACTCCAGTCGGCACTGCTGGGCAACACCTCCGCCGAGAAGGCGGTACGGCAGATGGTCCGCGAGGCGAACACGCTGCTGCGGCAGCCCAATCCGGTGGCCTGA
- a CDS encoding acyl-CoA carboxylase epsilon subunit: protein MLRIEKGGPDLLEIGAVTAVLLRRLGAGASPEPGVRTTARARWRRPERSRDYPGPRTWQDDTRRAPHH, encoded by the coding sequence CTGCTGCGGATCGAGAAGGGCGGACCGGACCTCCTGGAGATCGGTGCGGTCACCGCGGTGCTGCTGCGGCGCCTCGGCGCCGGGGCGTCACCGGAGCCCGGCGTGCGGACGACGGCCAGGGCCCGGTGGCGCCGCCCCGAGCGATCACGGGACTACCCGGGCCCGAGGACCTGGCAGGACGACACCCGCCGAGCACCCCACCACTGA
- a CDS encoding MFS transporter yields MSEPLAAPARTERGRSLLLMVLSGNMVLDAIEVSVVLVALPAIRADLGLTPWSVQWLMSGFALGFAAMLMSAPAISARWGLRNVYLAAMPVFAAASVIGGLSDSLALLIASRVVKGACAALTAPAGLALITATFPDGPRQRRALSVYSLFGAAGFTVGLLLAGVLVVDSWRWTFLFPAPVALVLLVCGLRVIPDSVRHARPRVTAAVLRNGPLMRATLGAATLNGTFIGLLLLFTLGTSGGFGWEPWQISLALLPACLPLALSVRFAGRVVGRFGAPRLIAAGSLSAFAGVALLLLLPEPDSYAAGPLPALLLVGIALQLSFAALNMQAAQSVGPALRAASMPVYQAGVQIGSALVLPLVGALLTVNGTGRPTLLALSLVGALGVAVAVAGPRALPPEERTV; encoded by the coding sequence GTGAGTGAGCCGCTCGCCGCCCCTGCCCGGACCGAACGCGGCAGGTCGCTGCTGCTGATGGTGCTCTCGGGGAACATGGTCCTCGACGCCATCGAGGTCTCGGTGGTCCTCGTGGCCCTGCCGGCGATCAGGGCCGACCTCGGGCTGACGCCCTGGTCGGTGCAGTGGCTCATGAGCGGCTTCGCCCTCGGTTTCGCCGCGATGCTGATGTCGGCACCGGCGATCTCCGCCCGGTGGGGGCTGCGCAACGTCTATCTGGCGGCGATGCCCGTCTTCGCGGCGGCCTCCGTCATCGGCGGTCTGAGCGACAGCCTGGCGCTGCTCATCGCCTCCCGGGTGGTCAAGGGTGCCTGCGCGGCGCTGACGGCCCCGGCAGGTCTGGCACTGATCACCGCCACCTTCCCGGACGGGCCGCGGCAACGCAGAGCGCTGTCGGTCTACTCGCTGTTCGGCGCGGCCGGGTTCACCGTCGGGCTGTTGCTCGCGGGGGTGCTGGTCGTCGACAGCTGGCGCTGGACGTTCCTCTTCCCCGCACCGGTGGCCCTGGTGCTGCTGGTGTGCGGACTGCGGGTGATCCCCGACTCCGTGCGGCATGCACGGCCAAGGGTCACCGCGGCGGTCCTGCGCAACGGCCCGCTGATGCGTGCGACCCTGGGCGCTGCCACTCTGAACGGGACCTTCATCGGGCTCCTTCTGCTCTTCACCCTGGGGACGAGCGGCGGGTTCGGCTGGGAGCCCTGGCAGATCTCGCTCGCGCTGCTCCCCGCCTGTCTGCCGCTGGCGCTCTCGGTCCGGTTCGCGGGGCGCGTCGTCGGGCGGTTCGGCGCACCGAGGCTGATCGCCGCCGGGTCTCTGTCCGCGTTCGCGGGCGTCGCCCTGCTCCTGCTGCTCCCGGAACCGGACTCGTACGCGGCCGGCCCGCTGCCTGCGCTGCTGCTGGTCGGGATCGCGCTTCAACTGTCCTTCGCCGCCCTGAACATGCAGGCGGCGCAGAGCGTCGGTCCGGCGCTGCGGGCCGCGTCGATGCCGGTCTACCAGGCCGGGGTCCAGATCGGCAGCGCCCTCGTGCTGCCACTGGTCGGCGCCCTGCTCACGGTGAACGGCACCGGCCGTCCCACGCTCCTGGCGCTGTCGCTGGTCGGAGCGCTGGGCGTCGCTGTCGCGGTCGCCGGACCGCGTGCCCTCCCACCCGAAGAAAGGACCGTGTGA
- a CDS encoding SDR family NAD(P)-dependent oxidoreductase, with protein sequence MTKTYVIQGGTDGIGAAVARALFLRGDHAVILGTNPEKAAPLLREAAGAPGSADFVRADLSLVSNTRQTVSDLLEAYPRIDGLVLCARFFRTYRSVTSEGFEDNFALFYLSRALLSYGLLPSFDKSDGAVIINAAGPGHDTPIDWDDLQSARNYDGVRAMFMTGRLNDLHGVTFAERHADRASYVLFHPGTTSTGFVGEFDRPTAAYIEQQKLLSKPATDVVPPILRLLDDPPEEPLSAFNMYNELSIRSPLFSPASAARLEDITAQLLDDVAK encoded by the coding sequence ATGACGAAGACGTACGTGATCCAGGGCGGCACCGACGGGATCGGGGCGGCCGTCGCCCGAGCCCTGTTCTTACGCGGAGACCACGCCGTGATTCTCGGCACGAACCCGGAGAAGGCCGCCCCCCTGCTCCGGGAGGCGGCGGGCGCTCCGGGCAGTGCGGACTTCGTCCGGGCGGATCTGAGCCTGGTGTCGAACACCCGGCAGACCGTCAGCGATCTGCTCGAGGCATACCCGAGGATCGACGGCCTCGTCCTGTGCGCGCGCTTCTTCCGCACGTACCGGTCGGTGACCTCCGAGGGCTTCGAGGACAATTTCGCACTCTTCTACCTGAGCCGCGCCCTGCTCAGCTACGGGCTCCTCCCCTCGTTCGACAAGTCCGACGGCGCGGTCATCATCAATGCCGCCGGGCCCGGCCATGACACGCCGATCGACTGGGACGATCTGCAGAGCGCCCGGAACTACGACGGCGTACGGGCGATGTTCATGACCGGGCGGCTCAACGATCTCCACGGCGTCACCTTCGCCGAGCGCCACGCCGACCGGGCCAGCTACGTACTGTTCCACCCGGGTACGACGTCGACGGGTTTCGTCGGCGAGTTCGACCGGCCGACGGCTGCCTACATCGAGCAGCAGAAGCTGCTGTCGAAACCCGCCACCGATGTCGTTCCCCCGATCCTCCGGCTCCTCGACGACCCGCCCGAGGAGCCGCTCAGCGCGTTCAACATGTACAACGAGTTGAGCATCCGGAGCCCCCTCTTCTCGCCGGCATCGGCGGCTCGCCTCGAGGACATCACCGCGCAACTGCTGGACGACGTCGCGAAATAG
- a CDS encoding acyl-CoA carboxylase subunit beta, which translates to MTTVQGPPSIADRLGELEQLKELARLGADPAATERQHAKGKLTAYERIDLLLDPGSFTEVEPLRRHRATGFGLEAKRPHTDGVVTGWGTVEGRTVFVYAHDFRIFGGALGEAHAQKIQKIMDMAMAAGCPLVSLNDGAGARIQEGVSALAGYGGIFRRNTRASGVIPQISVMLGPCAGGAAYSPALTDFVFAVRGISQMFITGPDVVRTVTGEEVSHDGLGGADVHGSVSGVAHFVHDDEESCLAEVRELLAMLPSNNRELPPAEPGGDDAYRRVDRLLDLVPLDGNRSYDMREVIAEIVDDQDFLEVHARWGPNLVCALVRLDGQVTGVVASQPAALAGVLDIDASEKGARFVQFCDAFNIPLLTLVDVPGFLPGVGQEHEGIIRRGAKLLYAYCNATVPRVSLVLRKAYGGAYIVMDSRSIGTDLALAWPTNEIAVMGAEAAADVVFRREITASKDPGATREQKIKEYRRELVHPYYAAERGLVDDVIDPGSTRAVLVRAFAMLQRKDADLPRRKHGNPPQ; encoded by the coding sequence ATGACGACGGTTCAAGGACCGCCGAGCATCGCCGACCGGCTCGGCGAGCTCGAACAGCTGAAGGAACTTGCCAGGCTCGGGGCCGATCCCGCGGCCACCGAGCGTCAGCATGCCAAGGGCAAGCTGACAGCGTACGAGCGCATCGACCTCCTCCTGGACCCGGGAAGTTTCACGGAGGTCGAGCCGCTGCGGCGGCACCGCGCGACGGGCTTCGGACTGGAGGCGAAGCGGCCGCACACGGACGGGGTCGTCACCGGCTGGGGCACCGTGGAGGGCCGGACCGTGTTCGTCTACGCACACGACTTCCGGATCTTCGGCGGTGCCCTCGGCGAAGCCCACGCGCAGAAGATCCAGAAGATCATGGACATGGCCATGGCGGCGGGGTGCCCTCTGGTCTCGCTCAACGACGGTGCGGGCGCGCGCATCCAGGAGGGCGTGTCGGCCCTGGCCGGCTACGGCGGGATCTTCCGGCGCAACACGCGGGCCTCCGGGGTCATCCCGCAGATCAGCGTGATGCTGGGTCCGTGCGCGGGCGGCGCGGCCTACTCCCCCGCTCTCACCGACTTCGTCTTCGCGGTCCGCGGGATCTCGCAGATGTTCATCACGGGCCCGGACGTGGTCCGTACGGTGACGGGGGAAGAGGTCTCGCACGACGGGCTCGGCGGCGCCGACGTCCACGGCTCCGTCTCCGGGGTCGCGCACTTCGTCCACGACGACGAGGAGAGCTGCCTCGCCGAGGTCCGCGAGCTGCTGGCCATGCTGCCGTCCAACAACCGCGAGCTGCCACCCGCCGAGCCCGGTGGGGACGACGCGTACCGCCGGGTGGACCGGCTGCTCGACCTGGTGCCGCTCGACGGCAACCGGTCGTACGACATGCGCGAGGTGATCGCGGAGATCGTGGACGACCAGGACTTCCTGGAGGTGCACGCCCGGTGGGGGCCCAACCTGGTCTGCGCACTCGTCCGGCTCGACGGCCAGGTGACCGGGGTGGTGGCGAGCCAGCCCGCCGCGCTGGCCGGCGTGCTCGACATCGACGCGAGTGAGAAGGGGGCCAGGTTCGTCCAGTTCTGCGACGCCTTCAACATCCCGCTGCTGACACTGGTCGACGTACCCGGTTTCCTCCCCGGCGTGGGTCAGGAGCACGAGGGCATCATCCGGCGCGGCGCGAAACTCCTGTACGCCTACTGCAACGCGACGGTCCCGCGGGTCTCGCTGGTCCTGCGCAAGGCCTACGGCGGGGCGTACATCGTGATGGACTCCCGCTCGATCGGTACGGACCTGGCACTGGCCTGGCCCACCAACGAGATCGCGGTGATGGGCGCGGAGGCGGCCGCCGACGTGGTCTTCCGGCGGGAGATCACCGCCTCGAAGGACCCGGGGGCCACGCGCGAGCAGAAGATCAAGGAGTACCGGCGGGAGCTGGTGCACCCCTACTACGCGGCGGAGCGCGGGCTCGTCGACGATGTGATCGACCCCGGCAGCACCCGCGCCGTCCTGGTCCGGGCGTTCGCGATGCTCCAGCGCAAGGACGCCGATCTGCCCCGCCGCAAACACGGCAACCCGCCCCAGTGA